The window GACCCCGAGACCCTGCGCCGCACCGCCGACGAGTACGTCGACGTCAAGCTCGGCGCCTTCGAGGCGGTCCTGGCCAAGACCCTGGAGGCCGTCGGCCGCGGCCGCCAGAAGCTGCACGGCCGTATCGCCACGGACGACCTCGGCGCCCTCGCCGACGACATGAGTACGGTCCAGCACTCCAGCGACGCCGACTACCTGGCCGACCTCGCCGCCCTCGCGGAGCAGGACGCCTCGTCGGCCCCCGCCGAGCAGCCCGCCCAGCAACAGCAGCAGTACGACCAGCAGGCGGCCGTGCAGCCGGCGTACGGCTACCAGCAGCAGAGCGCGGATCCGTACGGCGGCTACCAGCAGGGCTACGGCGGCCAGCAGGACCCGTACGGCTACCAGCAGGCCGACCCCTACGCCTACCAGGGCTACGCCCCGCAGCAGGCCGCCTACGACCCGAACCAGGCTCAGCAGCAGGCCGCGCAGCAGCCCTCGCAGGGCAACCAGGGCTATGCCCTCGACGAGACCAGCCTCTTCGACACCAGCATGATCAGTGCGGAGCAGTTGCGGGCCTACGAACAGGGGCGAGGCCAGTAAGAGGCCACCGGATTGGGCCGTGAGCGAAAGGTCCAGTATCCTAGCTCTTCGGTCGCGCGTACGTCCGCGATCAACGCTGCCCGGGATCACCGCAGGGCAGCAACCCTCTGAGCTCGTAGATCGAAAGCAGGAATGGCGTGACAGCCCGCCTCGACCACCGCAACCCTCTCGTGTTCGACACGCACGAGCTGGGCCGGCGGCCCGGTGCGCTGCAGCGCCTGACCCGCACGGTCG of the Streptomyces sp. T12 genome contains:
- a CDS encoding ATP synthase F0 subunit B, which gives rise to MDVQKKLDEIVAAVSGARSMPMSASCVVNRADLLSMLEEVREALPGSLAQARELIGDREQMVEQARQEAERIIHSAHAERGSLISDTEVARRSQAEADRILAEARKEAEDIRAEADDYVDSKLANFEVVLTKTLGSVGRGREKLLGTGPGTDEQGYEDEDAPERSHDPETLRRTADEYVDVKLGAFEAVLAKTLEAVGRGRQKLHGRIATDDLGALADDMSTVQHSSDADYLADLAALAEQDASSAPAEQPAQQQQQYDQQAAVQPAYGYQQQSADPYGGYQQGYGGQQDPYGYQQADPYAYQGYAPQQAAYDPNQAQQQAAQQPSQGNQGYALDETSLFDTSMISAEQLRAYEQGRGQ